TGTTAGGCGCTGAGCTGCTTAAAtccatttaaaaatgaaattaataaatctGCCTTTAATgactgatttttgtttttctctggtAGGACACTCCAGCTCTCTGTGCTTCAGTTGTCTCCTCCCTGGCATTTTGGATTTTCTTGCCTAGTGGAAGCAGCAGTGAGGCTCTAGTTGAAGTGAAAGGTAATAGAAGAGTGAAAagaaggattttattttaaaatcaccGCACAAGAGTTTGTGCTGGTTGATGTTATCCTTGTGATTGGTGCTTTTGATTTGATATTTCTCATGAGAACTTCTGATGAGTCAGGCCTGCGGTTCCAGGAGGTACAGCAGGGTTCAAAAACcatgcatttaatttttcagaaatCACAAATTTGATCTCAAATAAAGCAGATTGGTGGGAGTGAAGAGCTGTGCTATTTCAACAGTGATAAACCAACTCTTCAGCCTGCCTTCACTCTTGACCAAGCACTACAGATGCCAGAGTTATTGCAGTGATGCTATCAAAGCTCTCTGGgaggaagctgtggctgcagagcacTGTTTCTGTATTACTGATTTAGTGGTGATTTCAGGGAGGCTGCTGTAACTTCAGCTGAGGTGCCAGAAGAGTTTGTGAAGTGGTTTCTTTTTGTGGCTGGCACTGCTAATCCTTGAACACTGCCAAAAGTGGACCTACACTTGCTCTGTGGAAATGATGCCAAATGAAATCACTGCTGTAAGTGATTTCACAGCCCAGGGCTCTCTTTATTTCTaagggaatggaatggaatgctcgctatatttttatttatttattttaacctATATTTTCCCTCAGGAGCTCATCTCTGCACTTTCTCCAGGAGATGGGCAGACAAGGAATGGTTATTTGGGTGCTGGGGAAGCTCCCTGTGTGCAAACCCAAAGAGCCCCTGTTGTCATCCAGAGAGATAACATCAGAACAAGGTGTGTGTGTCACACCCCCAAAGCTTTTCCACCACCAAATGGAAACAAACCCAGGAAAGATGAGACTCATCACATCCCTgggtcctgctgctcctttctgaCACTCCTTAAGAGCCCATCTGTGCCTCCTCCATCCAAACCCTTCATTCCTCACAGGCCtcaaaagttttgttttcaacCAGGATAAAAGGGGAACTGCATGTCAGGAGATCTTTGCTGGTGACCAGATCATGATCACAGCAGAGatgctccctgtggcacaggtgtatcccccagtgcagcccttcagggctggggaggattTATGTGAGCCTGGTAACCCTGCACCAGGAAGGCCACAGGGCTGCAGGTATTCTCTCAGTGTGGGGCTGatgccttttcctctctgcagtgACTGTCTGAGTGTTCCCCCTGGGGAAGAAAACTCCTCTCTCTCAGGTAGCTCTGATTGTTTCCCCTGGAGAAGAAAACTCCTCTGTCTCAGGTAGCTCTGAGTGTTCCCCCTGGGGAAGAAAACTCCTCTGTCTCAGGTAGCTCTGAGTGTTCCCCCTAGGGAAGAAAACTCCTCTGTCTCAGGTAGCTCTGAGTGTTCCCCCTGGGGAAGAAAACTCTTCTGTCTCAGGTAGCTCTGAGTGTTCCCCCCAGGGAAGAAAACTCCTCTGTCTCAGGTAGCTCTGATTGTTTCCCCTGGAGAAGAAAACTCCTCTGTCTCAGGTAGCTCTTCCCATGACGTTTGGACAGACCTTCTGACTCACTTTGAcatctcagcactgctgaggaaaCATTTCCCTTTCTAGGGAAAACACTTTTGTTGAGCTATTTATATCTTCAGAAGGTGAAACAAAAGCCATGCCATGGGAGAGGAAAccacagggagcagccctgtATAATCCTCTGGTTCAGCAAGGCTGAAGTGGTTTGTGTCAGTCCTTCACAGGGGTGATGTTTAACCCTCGGGCTGTGACTGTTTTCCTCCTCTAAGAGGTTTGCTGACCCCACTGAAAAGGTCAGGCAGGTGTTGACTCAGCCTTGGGGATCAGCACAACCCCAGGCagtgatatatttttttttcaactacTCTTCTTTCTCTATTGAAAATGGGGGATAGGAGGTTGAGGTTTTACCTTCTTCATGTCATCACTATGTGACATCTCCACAGTTGTGTCTGAAATGGGCCCTGTTTGGGAGGAATTCTTCCCCTGGCTCCAGCAAGGAGCTTGGTCCCTCAGTTCCTCTTGGGAAACTTGAGTGCTTTTCTAGGATCCCCCCTCAGACTTCTGGGGGGCTGGCAGTGAAACTCAGTTGATATCAAACCCACTTTTCCTGGAGAAGTTTGAGCAGACCAAGGCCAGTGCAAAATATATTGTAGAAAAGAATTCGTAAAAAAGAATCCAGcaatatttgttttatttaatgttttaattaagTTCCAGTTTCTATCCAAGGGTGGTAACAGGAAATTAGTAAAACCATTCATCTACTACATAGCAAATAGATCCTTCTCAGTATTAAAATATAAGAGtttaaaatatgaataaataaatatataaactaATTGCTTAAATAGATTTATAAAAATAGATGTGTTGTATAAATTCATAAATAAAATTCCCTAGTAGAGAGAGAAGTACAAGATCAGCCTGCTGACAATCaacttttcttttgaaaaacaactgcaagataaaaatataaataacattaaaattactgaaaatataCTTCATTTATATATGTCAGGACTAGTTAATTAAATTACCTTGACTCACATTAGTCCGTCCTTATTATATGCTGTTGCAAATAAGACAATATAAATAGTTTTATAATAAATACATTCAATAATACATTCATcctttaaatattaaattaaactGGATTATATAGTTAGAGAGCAAGTATAGCAAGTATATTATCAATGTCATCCAACTGATCCCCTAACCCCTGGTAGGTCTCATTTCCAGAGACCTCtcttcaagttattttttcatCCTGGCACAtcaagctgctgctgtggagtaCAGCTTTCCCGTGAGCTGCATGATGTCCTCGTATTTCTTTAGCACCCACCAGATGTAGGTTTTTGTGTCTGCCTGGCTCATGCtgtggccctggggctgcagctggggcaggtgctggctgctgcaggtgtaGAAGGCAGTGCCCTGGCTCAGTGTGGTGCCCAGCTGGTTGAGGTTGGCCTGGAGCAGACCCTTGGAGCTCTCGGTGCAGAAGGTTTCTATGTCACCTCCCAGGCTTTTCAGAGCGTCCTGGATGTGGTGCAAAGCACAGCAGTTTGCCTGGAAGGCTGGACAGGTGGGTATTCTGTCTGCCATGTCTCTGGCCTTGGACTCAACTGTCCAGGGCTCAGGGTGGAATGTTGCAGAGATACATTTGTTCTGtggggaaggaagaggagagagaaatTGTTAAATTGTTGATCCTTTGGTTTCCCTTTCTCATTTGCGTACCcctttgtggggtttttggttgtGTTTCAATCTTGTATTaacccctccatccctctgatcaagCAGGCATTGCACAGAGTTTGCAGATTCCTGTGCATTGCTTGCCTTGGGTCTCAGCTTTTCTAAACCTTGGGTTCTATTTTTTGCTGTAGGGGCAAAGTTTACCTATTCCAGAGATCTGGTTTGGCCTTTGTGAGTTTCCATCGGTTTTGGCAGAGGTGGTTTTGATTTCAAAAATGAATTCAGAGGAAATGTCAATGTTGATTTTTATCAACATATTCTTGGGAACACAGTCCCAGGAACTGAACTTTGTCTGAGGCATTAGCACCTGGGTTCAGTGAATGTGTTTCCTTTCTAAGGAAAGGATAGGTGAGCAGGATTTTTGGCAGAAGTGCTCAAGCACTAGGGTCAGACTGAAGGGCAAAGCAATTCTCACCACATTTCCAGTGATCTGACTAAATTCCTGCAAGAAGATGCTCAGGGGACTCAAGAGACTGAGAAGGAGCACTGGGAATCAGGAAGATCCCAGCAGGCAATGACCTGAGGCAGTCACCCAAGGTCTCTGCAGTTGCCCTTGCTCCAACTGCCCTGAAATAACACAATGAACACTTTCCTTCTTGCATGGAATGCAGAGAACAACTACTTTAGGTTTTAACCCAAATACTTCTTTTCTGGTGGCCTTTCTAATGTTTTCTAATAATTCAAGAAAACATTAGACAGACATAGGCACAGCACATGGAAAAGGGTGCACTTACATAGAATTCAAACAACTCGTGTGCTTTCTGTTGTATTACTGATGCATAGGTTGGTATCTCTGTAGTGAAATGATTCTGCCTCTGGCCTGTAGTCACTCTTCTTTCTGATGTCTCTGTCGGTGCCATGGAGCCCAAAGGAACCAGCAAACAGAAGAGGAAGATTGCAAACCTGTTGATCTCTGCATTCAGATGAAGAGAGGAAaccaaaaagaaagagagaacaCAATGATTAGTCTCAATCTTCTGCATAGctttttgcaaattttttttaataattttgtgCAAGGTgatacatttttaaagcataCAGGCATGAAGTGGCTGAGCTAGAGATGAGCATCAGCCAGGACAACCTTACAGCCTGCAGCAAGGGTAAGTCACACCCACCTGCTCTGCATTCCATGGCGGGATGGGACAGCAGTGGCTTGGCTGGGAGCTGGCCTTGGAGCTGGTTCTGGAGCTTCTGCCTGCCTGGAGTGCTGTGGATGGGGCCAGCCAGGCTGCATTTAAGTGCTCTGGAGTCCTGCGTCAGTGGCTCCcccacagtattttttttttttttgccagtgataatttggggttttttttcttttttgaaagatTACATCAAAAGTTGATTCAAATGTGTCTTCACTGATTGTGATCTACGTGCACAGTTTCAAACTGACATAGAGGGTGTCCTGTGTCATCTCTTTGAGCTTGCCTTGGCCATCCCATCTGAATCCTCGGGCTCTCCAAAGTGTGGGATTTAGAACATAAACTCTTGTTTTATTTATAAAGGTGGCTGGAAGTACGGTATTGCTGCCCAAAGCCATTGCTTCTCCTGCAGAGTCAGTGTAAGAGTGGGCCAATGAAAAACATTGTGTGCAAGGTAGATCAGGCCTCCAGTTCCATGTATAAATCCTTCTGCTGGATGCCTGTAAGACCCTGTTCCCAAGGAATGCTCAGGATCCCCCCTTCCCATCCCTGTTGCCCATCTCTCCAGCTCCCCTGAGGTTGTTTTCTGCTTCTGGTAACCAAATGCAGGAAATTCTCATACACACCAAAATAGTGGGTGCTAAGTAATGCCAAGGAAGAGATGAGTTACCATGGCCTATGGAAAGGACACTTCTGGCAGACGCTTCTTTATTTGTGGGTTTCATTATTATTTGGTGGGAAaatggagacagagagagagagatgtttCTTTGTGCGTGGTGTTCTTTAGGAATGTCCCTACAAAGGCAGTGGTGGGTACAGATGGCTCCTTTCAGGCAGAAGGGTGATCTTGGAAGGTTTCTTTGGAAGCACCCAACCTGCAGAGATGCAGGTGGTCAGTGGCCCACAGGAAGATCTGTGGAAGGTGCAGGAGCTTGTACATAAAAGATGccactgggcactgccagccccctTCCAGCTCTCCCAGATGGGCACAGCCATGGAGTACTGGGATCTGGTCTTCCCCCAAGAGCAGGAGTATCTCTTTGTGCAGCACTGAAAGCAATGGGGCCAAGTTAATTTAAATAGTGATGCAAATAAAAGAAGCAGAATTTTTACAGCTTCGCTGTTCCACAAACACAATTCAACCACTggtaattttctttcaaagacTTTCAGAAGATTTTACTTCATTTTCTCCTAAGGACAGCACTTTACCTGGTTATTCCACTCCAGGACATGCCGTTATCTCATAGCCTGTACATGCTGTACACCTCCTTTCCGGTCTGTACGGGGCTGTGATAAGCTGCTGAGCTGATAAGGGAGCAGGTCAGCATCCGTCCTGTAAAACCCAACCTGAGAAGTTCAGCTTTCCACCACGTAACCATCAGACATCACAGGGCAGCTGCAATTCATCTGGTGAAGTTCTGCTGACACGCTGCTCTGTCAGCCCTCTAAAATGGAATTTGTGGCCATTGCCGCAACACCTATCGctggaaaaaggaaatcaaTCTCTGCCTGTGGAGACCTGATGCTGACCTGAGACACAGCTGTGCCTTTTGTTCCTTGAGCTCACCTACTTTTTCCAAGTGTGGGAGCTGGTATTTTCAGCCATGAGCTTGTTTTTTGGCCTTAGATGGGTGTGTGGCAGTGCCCTCCACGTAAAGGGGAGAGCTGGGCTTTTGGAGCTGGCTGAGTTCTTCTGCTTCCTCCCTGAAGCCTGAGTGACATTCAGGACACAGATAAGGGAAATGGCAAATTCCATGCCACAGGTCCCCAGCCAGGCAAGAATGCTGATGCTGCACCCTGCAAGTGCAGCATGAGGCCACCTGCCCTTTCCCTGGGGGAAGCAGCCCCCAGAACCCAGTGGGAACCAGAAAACCAGGGATTTATTCCCAGCTGGGCGAGCTTGGTGCTTTTCCAGACCTGCTCCACCTCTGCTTGGAGAGTTTGGTTCCATGGCAGCATCTCCTAGcaacagggacacagagccagggGATTCCCtgccgggctggggctgcatgGCAGCACCCGGCAGCGTCTCGGCTGCTTTTCAGGAGTacctgcagcacctggggctgcaggactTCCCCTGTGGCCTTGGCAGCTGGGTAGGGCTCTGGGGGGCACAGCTGTGGGATGTGGCACAGGGCTGCCAttgcctctcctctctccctgttCTCCACAGAACAAATCCCGCTGCAATGCCcgcaggagctcctgggcacggccagcggggctggaggaggctgtgccaCCAGGAGAGGAGAgccctgaggtgctgctggagctgctgagagaccagcacagcccctgggcactgccccctGACTGCAGCCCCCAGGCCCAGCGCCTGAGGGAAGTGGTTGTGCTGGCACCCGAGCTCCTCCGTGGCTCCAGAGTCTCCCAGCTTGTCAAGTCCCTGCGGATACTTGACAAGGGGGTaagtgcagctgctggtgcccatAAAGctgtgtctccctgctgtcagggAAAACATGCTGGGAAAAGGGCACCGTCCATCCCATGGTCTTCTCAGGTGCTGCAGCTAGAGTAGAgcttctccccacagcctccccaggatGTTGTGCTAACTCATGTCACACAGATGTGTCCATGTCACCCTGGCCACAAGGACAAGTTGGCCAAACCCAGCTCTTTGCAGGTGGAGGAGGTGGATGAAGGTCtgctgcagttccagcagctggaggagctcaTCCTCAGTGCCAACCACATCAGCAGGGTAACCTCAGCCCATCTGCCCCGGACTCTGAAGGTGAGTGAGCAGGATGGGGCAGGAATTCCAATGTGGGAACACAGGGAAAGACAGACAGCTCAAGggggtgccaggagcagctaATTTCCAAGGTGTTTGTTGTTCCTTCTGTCCTGGGCaggtgctggagctctgctACAATGATGTGGGTGATCTGCAGGACCTGTGTGCTCAGCCACCCCCGGAGCTCCAGCACTTGGGGCTGGGCTACAACCAGCTGTGTGGCCCTTCCCAGGAAAAGCACCTCACTGTGGATTTCTGGTAATGCCACAGGCTGAATGTGGGCTTCTGAAAGGGAAATGACCAGATGTGAACAGCTGACCTCAAGCCATGGAGGTGGCCCTTTTTGGGAAAATACAGAagggaaaattttgggaaaattcagAAGGGTTGTTTCTTTGCTCTGTGTCTACTCTCTGTGTGGAGTAGTCTGTCTCTGCTGTCTTCTGTCTCATGCCCAGAGGTTGTTTTGGTCCTTAGCAAGGTGTGGAATGGGGAGATCACCAGGGAAATTGCCTGACACCCTGCCCATCCCAGTTCCATTTCCCTGGACAGTTTACTTTTTCCGTGTCCTTCCCAAAGCCACTGCTGGAATTTTGTGAGCATCTGAAGCAGAGACTGCATCACCAAATGGTGCAGGGGGTCATCAATGGATGctaaagaaatgtttttgtGTTGTGGGGCAAACTGGCAATGGCTCAGGAATTGGAATTGGCCTCCAGATTGGAATCCTCAGTTCAACCCAGTTTGTGCAGGGCAAATatgatttttgtttctgtttttgcTCCAGGGCTGTAGCTTTCTATCCTCAAATAGGTGCTGGCTGCCTTACATGCTTCCCTGGGTTCTCTCCTTAGGCCAAACCTTGTCTCCCTTGACCTGAGCTTTAACAGCCTCACAGACCTGCTGGGGCTGGTCTCCCAGCTGACCACCCTGCAGAACCTCCgcatcctgctgctccaggggaaCCCACTGGCTCTCATCCCCCCTTACAGAGGCTTCCTCGTGGACAGCCTGCCCAAGCTGTCCATCCTCGATGACATCTACATATGGCCTGAAGAGAGGCAGCAGttccaggggctggcagggcagccaggtGAGCCCTGCCTTTGAGGCTGCCCGTGCTGACCCTGTGATTCAGGAGTGGGGTTTGCATTGTGGTTGTGTCATTACAAGTGAGGTAGTTTCTGACTTAGGCCCAAGAACAACCAACCCCAgtcccagcactgcctcagtGTCCTGGCCTGCCTCAGCTTTTCTTTCCAGACACCATCTGGTTTCAGATCATGCATTTCCCTCCCgagctgtggcaggaggaaCATCAGTACTGGGGGAGGTTCTCACATGGGGCTGCACACAGCAGTGCCACCTCTGGGGCACATCCCTGACTGGGATGAGAGCAGGAGGCTGGGGACACCCGGGGTGGGAAACCTCTCTTGATGGCCCCTACTCAATGAGTTTGTGTGCTGGATGTGCTTGTTGGAGATTCAAACGTtgaaggagcagagcagccaaggCACGAGGTGTTTGCATGGCTTTTAGTGACGCCACGTGGCAGTGGTTTGTCACAGCATTTGCACAGGCTGGCACCCAGGGATGCCAGCAGGTGGGGCATGGGACCTGGAGGTTTCTGCttgctctgttccttcctctcTCTGGAAGGGAAGTGCTGCAGCTTCATGGCAGGATTCTCTTCCTTTCAGAGCTGATCAGGAGTGAAGCACGACTGGTTGTGAGCATTGGGGAGATGAAGGGACTCCCTAATCCCGAAGATTTTCAGCAGCTGGAAGTTGCCTGTGAGGGTCCAGTGATCACCTGCAGCTACTGTGTGACCTACCAGTTCGCAGAGGGAGAGGAGCTCGAGGACAGGGGCAGTCCTGAGGTTGGTGCTTGATTGTGCTCCTGGAAACAAGCAGCATGGCAGGTCTGCAGGGGGAACTGCATCTCCAGGCTATGGGGTGATGGGCCTGGCGTGGGGAGCAGCAGTGTTGGGGACAGAATTCCCATGTGGCTGCATCCAGCAGGACAAGCCCACATTCCACATTCCtcctggggagcccagagctctgcacgTGAGAGGGAACTCACAGTCCCCCTCCTGCTGACTGTGGCAGACCCTTTCCCTGGCACTGAAGTCCCTTCTTCCCATGAGGGTGGGCTGGGGAATAGGATTTTGGAGGCAAATCCATCTCTGTTCCAGGGAACAGAAATCCACCAGAGTCCCACAGTGGCCACACTGGATGtggacagctctgctcaggaCACAGGAGAGACAAAGAGCCAACAGGAGCctgcagccacagaggagcCCGAGGCCCACTCTGGTAATGAGGAATTACAGATCTTCTGTTCCTTGTCTCAGGGCAGGTTTATGGCTCTTTGTGGGGTGTGGTGGCACCAGGATGTCCCTTGCAGTGCCAGagtgccagctgggctgctcctgggacTGATGGACAATGACCTGGCACCAGCTGTGTCCTGAGGTCCttctgtgctggggaaagagagatCTCCTCTGAGCTTTTTTTGTGTCCCTACACAGCAAAGGTTTTTGCcacctctgcacagccctgggcagacaCCATCGACTGCAGCTACAGGAAGGAACACATTGCCAAGGACTTGGTGGGGCTGAAGTCCTACCTGGAGGCTGGAACCATTGTCTCAGTTGTGGAGGAGAAGGTGAGGGTGTGGCTGAGCTGGATGaagggggaagagctgctgggaggCCCAGCCAGTGGCATCACAATCCCTCTGGGAGGCAGGCTGGGATGGCAGTGACCCTGGGCCAGCTCCTCTCTCCGGGCAGGTGCTCTCGTGGCCTGTGGATCCAGATGAAAGCCCTGTCACAAGTAAGGAAGGACAGGAGCTGAAGAAGAACGGTGCAAAGGTAGGCTGCCAGGAGAGAACAACGACCAAATTCTATCTCAGTTGCAAAAACAGTGATGGGAGAACAAGGACCCTTCTGCTGGGTCAGTCTGGTGTGTCAGAGAGTCAGACCTCTCCCAAAGTCCCCCCTTTCTGTGGggggaaggcagcagctgttGGCACACACCTTGGCCAGGATGCAGTGGTGGGCAAGGGGCTGGGTTGGGGTTGCTTCTCTTTGATAAAGGGACCCCAGCCTTCTGCTGAGGCCCGTCCCCATGTCCAAGGacaagcagaaaaagaagaagaagaagaagtcctGTGAATACCGCAGTGACCCTCCCATTTGGAGCACCCTGGCCACCACGAGGGTGACCTTGGAGACCCTGCTGGCCACCGAGAGCCTGGTGGCAACTGTGTGTGACTTTGGGATCCTGATCCCTGAGAAACCACCAGCATCACCGGTTCTGGATGAGAAGGTAAAGAGCAggtcccagggcagggctgcaggctggggttCAGCAAATGCCTTCTCTGGCCTGggcatgcatccatccatccatccatccatccatccatccatccatccatccatccatccatccatccatccatccatccatccatccctccatccctccatccctccatccctccctccgtTCTTCTCTCCCCAAAATGGGGCTGAAATAGCCCTGCCTGACCACCATCCATCGTTGCTGGTGTGGTTATTTAAGGCTGATATTAGTGAGCAGTTCTGCTACTTTTTCTGGGCCTAGGAAAATAGATGAGTTTATTTTTCCATTCCAGAATGTGTAAGCAGCCACTCGTGCTTCCTCTGGTGCTCTCTCTCAGCATGGCAGCACATGCCAGCTGTACCAACTTTCTGTTTCCTGGATTCTCTTCTCTGAGCAGccaccctgctgtgctcctgctccccctcacCTCTGTCCCCTGCCCCTGAAATCCCAGTGACAGCACCCAGATGATGACAGTTGGCACAGGACTGAATGAGGGCAGTGAGTTTCAACACAGCCTTACTGTGGAAACATCTCTCTCCACAGGaggcaaaaaaaggcaaagacaagagcaaaaaacccaaaggagagaaaggagaccAGAAAAACGCGGCTTCCAAAGGTGACAGAGGCTGGAGGTGGCGGGACAGAGGGCGGGGTGTGTGAGAGAGCAAACAGGAGCAGGGCCCGGCCACCCTGCCAGCCGCAGGAGCAGGGACTTACTCACATCCTGAGCCTCGGGCTGTGAATGCAGACATTGACTGCGGGGCTCTGGGAATAGACACAGCCCGGACTCTTTACGAGTCGGTGTCTGCACAAGCACCCGGGGTgggctgccagctgccctgggagACCCACACCTacagcaccctgtgccaggggacaTCGGCAAAGCAGATTTTTGGGCGAGAAAAGTGCTGCCCACTGTGTCGGCTGCCAAATGTGGGCGGTGGCGTGGGCGGGCAGCTGGAAGGGCTGCCTGGGATGCATAATGAGCTCCTCATTCACTGCCAGCTTGCATCTCCAAGCACTTTGCAGAGGGGATTGTTGTTCTCTCTGGTTTGGAGATGAGATGCACTGAGAGCCCCAGGTGCCCCagccagcccatggcagggctgggaacagaTCCCAGTCTGCTGTCACCCACCAAGAGACCACCCCGATCcctccaggtgtgtcccctccctccccagtgcagagctcagggctgctcaGCCAGCAGCCTTGCTTAATTTGCCAGAGGCAAACCTCACCCTGCCTCTTGCAGGTTATTTTTCCATCAATCTTGGTTCTGACTGCAAAAATAGCAGGGCCAGCACATCAGAGGGGTAATGCAAGAGCGGGAGGAAGTGGGACAGGGAAGGGGTAGCCAAGCAATGCTGAAAAGCTGCTCGTGGGTCATCGAGGGCATGGAGAAGGCCAGgcctcccagcactgctcagagCTACCAAAGGAGCTTTGTTTTCCTGCCCTGGCGTCAGATTTAAGAGTGCAATTAacccccagagctccaggctgctttcctgtgccctgtcacccacagcaAGGTCCCCATCTTTGGGAGGGCTCTCAgagctctgcagtcctgggctGCATTCACAGAAGCTGGTGGCCTCCCTTAGTGACCTGAAAAGAAGGAAACTCATTGAATTGCTGTCCCCCACAAGAAGATGTGTATTTGCAATGTACACTTAGCCTGTTGCTGAAGCAGGCAGCTGCTGTCAAACAGCTCAGCTTCAGCAGTggctgttccttccttccttccctccctggtgTGTGGTCAGTGTGTGCACGAGGTTTCCTTTCAGCTTGAATGAAGGTAAAAGTGCTGTTGTGTGCACAGaagttctgctgctgcaggaaaccCACAGCAATTAGAGATTTGTGCTTAATTTGGTGTCCCCGTGTGCCTGTGCAGGTGGGGGCTGGCTTGGCTGCACTGTGAGGCCACTGAGTGCGTAATTCAAAGTGTGAGTGCAAAATTCACAGTGCCTAAAGATGAGCTGCCCCACAGCTCGCTACACCCTCTGTCCCATGGCTGTGACTcaccagagcagcccagctgtggctTTTGTGGGGGGCTGCTCGAGCCCTGCTGAGCTCAGTGTCCGCACATCCTGCCTGCCCCGTGAGTCACCAGCTGCTCCGGGGGTGTTTGACACCTGCACATCACCTGGGGACCGCCCTTGGAGCTGTGACAGTGGCCATGCCCCGGGGCACAGGGGATgactcccagcccagcagggctgtgcagggaccaGCAATCTCACAGCCGGGAGCTGAGGCTGATTTGCATCCCTCGGTTCAGCAAATGCACACAAATAATAAGTCTTCTCAGAGGAATTGGGATCACTTCCAGACTGCTCAAAGAGGAAAGGCAGCGGGCTTTGTCACAAGTGAACCATTTGCCCAGACACTGAAGGATGTCTTCAGAAGTAGTCTCACGTAGGTCTCATTTTACCTCACACTTGATTTTCCAAGATccttgaaataatttatttctgcagCTTTCTTTTGCCCTAGGGCAATTTCACAACAAAGAGCAAGGCTGCACCCAGGTCAACTGCCAGCCTAAAGATGCTTTTTGGGCTTATCATCCAAAATCATATTCAATTTGCCCTGAAGCCCAGTCACTGCTGACACCCTTGCACGCTGCTGCTTTTAGGATCATTTACTCTCTCAAGACAGTGACAAATGCACTTCTTaccacaggaaaaggaaaaaacaaagacaCTGCTGAAGTGGAGGAGGATCAAGAG
This portion of the Agelaius phoeniceus isolate bAgePho1 chromosome 18, bAgePho1.hap1, whole genome shotgun sequence genome encodes:
- the LOC143695444 gene encoding uncharacterized protein LOC143695444; its protein translation is MECRAEINRFAIFLFCLLVPLGSMAPTETSERRVTTGQRQNHFTTEIPTYASVIQQKAHELFEFYNKCISATFHPEPWTVESKARDMADRIPTCPAFQANCCALHHIQDALKSLGGDIETFCTESSKGLLQANLNQLGTTLSQGTAFYTCSSQHLPQLQPQGHSMSQADTKTYIWWVLKKYEDIMQLTGKLYSTAAA
- the LRRC43 gene encoding leucine-rich repeat-containing protein 43, which gives rise to MAAPGSVSAAFQEYLQHLGLQDFPCGLGSWNKSRCNARRSSWARPAGLEEAVPPGEESPEVLLELLRDQHSPWALPPDCSPQAQRLREVVVLAPELLRGSRVSQLVKSLRILDKGVEEVDEGLLQFQQLEELILSANHISRVTSAHLPRTLKVLELCYNDVGDLQDLCAQPPPELQHLGLGYNQLCGPSQEKHLTVDFWPNLVSLDLSFNSLTDLLGLVSQLTTLQNLRILLLQGNPLALIPPYRGFLVDSLPKLSILDDIYIWPEERQQFQGLAGQPELIRSEARLVVSIGEMKGLPNPEDFQQLEVACEGPVITCSYCVTYQFAEGEELEDRGSPEGTEIHQSPTVATLDVDSSAQDTGETKSQQEPAATEEPEAHSAKVFATSAQPWADTIDCSYRKEHIAKDLVGLKSYLEAGTIVSVVEEKVLSWPVDPDESPVTSKEGQELKKNGAKDKQKKKKKKKSCEYRSDPPIWSTLATTRVTLETLLATESLVATVCDFGILIPEKPPASPVLDEKEAKKGKDKSKKPKGEKGDQKNAASKGKGKNKDTAEVEEDQEPQPVPLTVQFQMQLLRWPLAASTQSQENVAMAVGSTQ